In Deinococcota bacterium, the following proteins share a genomic window:
- the nusA gene encoding transcription termination factor NusA, with protein MNREFMDALNQLAVERGLDREELLTRFEESLEQAYERNIEPGKQIEVEIDPESGEIEVLVIRRVVEAVENPETEISLEEALKEDPTIEVGMELEYPVDPDRFTRIAVQTTKQVITQKIREAEREIVFNEYKDRAGDVITAVVSRQDNKRNAFVDLGRGEAIMPPKEQIPGERYVVGMRVKVFVRKVEQSTRGPSILVSRAAPELLEYLMRQEIPEVNDGTVEIKAIAREAGQRSKVAVTSRNPNVDPIGACIGHRGSRIQAVTGELQRERIDIIPWDANPREFVRNALSPAKVGTIDLDQDGKAAKVTVASDQLSLAIGKGGQNVRLAAKLTDFKIDLLASETVSDLDAAIQAAAARGEDVSAPSAKRAAFEALFSASPRDDEDEGDKEGDRAEGDRAEGDKVEGDRAEGDGAEGDRAEGDRVKVGEDQG; from the coding sequence ATGAACAGAGAATTTATGGACGCTCTAAACCAGCTCGCGGTCGAGCGGGGCCTAGACCGCGAGGAGCTGCTCACCCGCTTCGAGGAGTCGCTCGAGCAGGCCTACGAGCGCAACATCGAGCCGGGCAAGCAGATCGAGGTCGAGATCGACCCCGAGAGCGGCGAGATCGAGGTCTTAGTGATCCGGCGGGTGGTCGAGGCGGTCGAGAACCCCGAAACCGAGATCAGCCTCGAGGAGGCGCTCAAGGAAGACCCCACCATCGAAGTCGGCATGGAGCTCGAGTACCCGGTGGACCCCGACAGGTTCACCCGCATCGCGGTGCAGACGACCAAGCAGGTGATCACCCAAAAGATCCGCGAGGCCGAGCGCGAAATAGTCTTCAACGAGTACAAGGACCGCGCCGGCGACGTGATCACCGCGGTGGTCTCACGCCAGGACAACAAGCGCAATGCCTTTGTGGACCTGGGCCGCGGCGAGGCCATCATGCCGCCCAAGGAGCAGATCCCCGGTGAACGCTACGTCGTCGGCATGCGCGTCAAGGTCTTCGTGCGCAAGGTCGAGCAGTCGACTCGCGGTCCCAGCATCCTGGTGTCGCGCGCCGCGCCCGAGCTCTTGGAGTACCTCATGCGCCAGGAGATCCCTGAGGTGAACGACGGCACCGTCGAGATCAAGGCCATCGCCCGCGAGGCCGGCCAGCGCTCCAAGGTCGCCGTCACCAGCCGCAACCCCAACGTCGACCCCATCGGCGCCTGCATCGGCCACCGCGGCAGCCGCATCCAGGCCGTCACCGGCGAGCTCCAGCGCGAGCGCATCGACATCATCCCCTGGGACGCCAACCCTAGAGAGTTCGTCCGCAACGCCTTGTCCCCCGCCAAGGTGGGCACCATCGACCTCGATCAGGACGGCAAGGCGGCCAAGGTCACGGTCGCCTCCGACCAACTCTCCTTGGCGATCGGCAAGGGCGGCCAGAACGTGCGCTTGGCGGCCAAGCTGACCGACTTCAAGATCGATCTGCTCGCCTCCGAGACCGTCAGCGACCTGGACGCCGCTATCCAGGCCGCCGCCGCCAGGGGCGAGGACGTCAGCGCGCCCAGCGCCAAGCGCGCCGCCTTTGAGGCGCTCTTCAGCGCCTCGCCGCGCGACGACGAGGACGAGGGTGATAAGGAAGGTGACAGGGCCGAGGGTGACAGGGCTGAAGGTGATAAGGTTGAAGGTGACAGGGCCGAAGGTGACGGGGCCGAGGGCGACAGGGCCGAGGGCGACAGGGTCAAAGTCGGCGAGGACCAGGGTTGA
- a CDS encoding YlxR family protein, which translates to MSAGAHTPGRGSRPKHVPMRRCLACRASRPQAELVRLVQEEGQWQLDPGSKAPGRGAWLCRDSSECHSAKALKRSLKGQAERVANELRGYFEGRVEVEGRVETQAGSRLEPAGGAQPEASKAQGSRTQGSRPGRVRVNTATVNSATNESSTSESSRNGTTKNGNSRNENGGPNA; encoded by the coding sequence ATGAGCGCCGGCGCCCACACCCCCGGCCGCGGCTCCCGGCCCAAGCACGTGCCCATGCGGCGCTGCCTGGCCTGTCGGGCCTCCCGGCCCCAGGCCGAGCTCGTCCGGCTGGTTCAGGAGGAGGGGCAGTGGCAACTCGACCCCGGCAGCAAGGCGCCGGGGCGGGGGGCCTGGCTCTGCCGCGACAGCAGCGAATGCCACAGCGCCAAGGCGCTCAAGCGGAGTCTGAAGGGCCAGGCCGAGCGCGTGGCGAACGAGCTTCGCGGCTATTTTGAGGGAAGGGTCGAAGTTGAGGGAAGGGTCGAAACCCAAGCCGGCTCGCGACTCGAACCAGCAGGGGGCGCGCAGCCGGAAGCGTCAAAGGCACAGGGCTCCAGGACACAGGGCTCCAGGCCGGGCCGCGTGCGCGTCAACACGGCTACAGTCAACTCAGCCACAAACGAGAGCAGCACAAGCGAGAGCAGCAGGAACGGAACAACCAAGAACGGGAACAGCAGGAACGAAAACGGAGGACCGAATGCCTAA
- the infB gene encoding translation initiation factor IF-2: MPKVRIYQLAKELAVDTKEMLDILDGMGVEYKSHSSTIADDVADTVKQLVSEERGGAPSASAQAAATQGATQGASQGATAVATETRTASKTEAQPETQPKDPEAPPRAPVVTVMGHVDHGKTSLLDYIRNTKVAAREAGGITQHIGAYQAQTKHGPITFLDTPGHEAFTAIRQRGANVTDIAVIVVAADDSIMPQTREAIAHAKAARVPIIVAINKTDLPRANVDKVKQDLMRVELVPEDYGGDTVTVPLSALTGDGVDGLLEMISLVAEVEDLRARQEGPAKAVVIESILDKRAGVLATVLVREGQLKVADYITAGETWAKVRALSDSGGARLKEAGPSTPVQVLGFSEQPVAGQEVVAVASEAEAKRITSERTLERKATELLEREKKTVTLADLFGQPKSNAIKLILRADTQGSLEAIKGVLAREATDEVAIDIMLDAVGAPTEADLLLAGTGPATVITFGVNPAGSVSKAADRQGIVIKTYRIIYELIEDIQRMVRGQTEPEFEERVIGHAEVRAVIRVPRSGNIAGSYVTDGVIRRGAKARLVRAGKEVYKGSIAQLRRFKDDVREVSSGFECGVNLQNYENVQEGDIIEAYELVEVPA; the protein is encoded by the coding sequence ATGCCTAAGGTACGCATCTATCAGCTCGCCAAGGAGCTCGCCGTCGACACCAAGGAGATGCTCGACATCTTGGACGGCATGGGCGTCGAGTACAAATCGCACTCGAGCACCATAGCGGACGACGTCGCCGACACCGTCAAGCAGCTCGTCAGCGAGGAACGCGGGGGAGCGCCGAGCGCGTCCGCCCAGGCCGCGGCTACACAGGGCGCGACCCAGGGAGCCTCACAGGGCGCGACCGCCGTCGCCACCGAAACCAGAACGGCGAGCAAAACCGAGGCCCAGCCGGAAACCCAGCCCAAAGACCCCGAGGCGCCCCCGCGCGCGCCCGTGGTGACGGTGATGGGCCACGTCGACCACGGCAAGACCTCGCTGCTGGACTACATCCGCAACACCAAAGTGGCCGCCAGGGAAGCCGGCGGCATCACCCAGCACATCGGCGCCTACCAGGCCCAGACCAAACACGGCCCCATCACCTTTTTGGACACGCCGGGCCACGAGGCCTTTACGGCGATTCGCCAGCGCGGCGCCAACGTCACCGACATCGCGGTGATCGTGGTCGCCGCCGACGACTCGATCATGCCGCAGACCCGCGAGGCCATCGCCCACGCCAAGGCCGCAAGGGTGCCCATCATCGTGGCCATCAACAAGACCGACCTGCCCCGGGCCAACGTGGATAAGGTCAAGCAGGACCTCATGCGCGTCGAGCTGGTGCCCGAGGACTACGGCGGCGACACCGTCACCGTGCCGCTCAGCGCGCTTACCGGCGACGGCGTGGACGGCCTGCTCGAGATGATCTCGCTCGTCGCCGAGGTCGAGGACCTGCGCGCCCGTCAAGAGGGCCCGGCCAAGGCCGTGGTCATCGAGTCCATCCTCGACAAGCGCGCGGGCGTCTTGGCGACCGTCTTGGTCCGCGAGGGCCAGCTCAAGGTCGCCGACTACATCACGGCCGGCGAGACCTGGGCCAAGGTGCGCGCCCTGAGCGACTCGGGCGGCGCGCGCCTCAAGGAGGCCGGGCCGTCGACGCCCGTGCAGGTGCTGGGCTTCAGCGAGCAGCCCGTGGCCGGCCAGGAGGTCGTGGCGGTGGCCAGCGAGGCCGAAGCCAAGCGCATCACCAGCGAGCGCACCCTGGAGCGCAAGGCGACCGAGCTGCTCGAGCGCGAAAAGAAGACCGTCACCTTGGCCGACCTCTTCGGCCAGCCCAAGTCGAACGCCATCAAGCTCATCTTGCGCGCCGACACCCAGGGCTCTTTGGAGGCCATCAAGGGCGTGCTCGCCCGTGAAGCCACCGACGAGGTCGCCATCGACATCATGCTCGACGCCGTGGGCGCGCCCACCGAGGCCGACCTGCTCTTGGCCGGCACCGGCCCCGCCACGGTCATCACCTTCGGCGTCAATCCCGCCGGCAGCGTGAGCAAGGCCGCCGACCGCCAGGGCATCGTCATCAAGACCTACCGCATCATCTATGAACTGATCGAGGACATTCAGCGCATGGTGCGCGGCCAGACCGAGCCCGAGTTCGAGGAGAGGGTGATCGGCCACGCCGAGGTCCGCGCCGTCATCCGCGTGCCGCGCTCGGGCAACATCGCCGGGTCATATGTCACCGACGGCGTGATTCGCCGCGGCGCCAAGGCGCGACTCGTTCGCGCCGGCAAAGAGGTCTACAAGGGCTCCATCGCCCAGCTACGGCGCTTCAAGGACGACGTGCGCGAAGTCTCGAGCGGCTTCGAGTGCGGCGTCAACCTGCAAAACTACGAGAACGTGCAAGAGGGCGACATCATCGAGGCCTACGAGCTCGTCGAAGTGCCCGCCTAG
- a CDS encoding sulfotransferase domain-containing protein, whose translation MPKYLKRARSLRQKLLTNAFVDLHDHRRTVLLAGTGRSGTTWIGDIINHDNSYRVMFEPFHSREVPLLKHFAYNQYLRPGNRDKRFAEPIKAVLAGRVRHDWIDKYNRRRFATKRLIKDIRVNFMLKWIKANFPDIPIILLLRHPCAVAHSRLKLGWGLQKFENLIAQDALMADFLEPFRPLMENTHDLFDKHVLMWCLQNYVPLKQFEPGQIHVAFYEHFCTQPQAEIEKMFSFLGVPADSQKLLDAINRPSALSRQGSAVLLGQSLTESWRKEVGKEQLRRAVATLSLFGLHHLYGEESMPLVATDLVPRDLVARDLVARGDGQRARAQEATPRGSGDRRSAAT comes from the coding sequence GTGCCGAAATACCTCAAAAGAGCCAGGTCGCTCAGGCAGAAACTCCTCACCAACGCCTTTGTGGACCTGCACGACCACCGGCGCACGGTCCTGCTGGCAGGCACGGGCCGGAGCGGCACCACCTGGATCGGCGACATAATCAACCACGACAACAGCTACCGGGTGATGTTCGAGCCCTTTCACTCGAGAGAAGTTCCCCTGCTCAAGCACTTCGCCTACAACCAGTACCTGAGGCCGGGCAATCGGGACAAGCGCTTCGCCGAGCCCATCAAAGCCGTCCTGGCGGGCCGGGTCCGGCACGACTGGATCGACAAGTACAACCGCCGGCGCTTCGCCACGAAGCGGCTCATCAAGGACATCCGCGTCAACTTCATGCTCAAATGGATCAAGGCCAACTTTCCCGACATCCCCATCATCTTGCTGCTCAGACACCCCTGCGCCGTCGCCCACTCGAGGCTCAAGCTGGGCTGGGGCCTCCAGAAGTTCGAAAACCTGATCGCCCAGGACGCGCTCATGGCGGACTTTCTGGAGCCGTTTCGGCCCTTGATGGAAAACACCCACGACCTCTTCGACAAGCACGTGCTGATGTGGTGCCTGCAAAACTACGTGCCCCTCAAGCAGTTCGAGCCCGGTCAGATCCACGTCGCCTTCTACGAGCACTTCTGCACCCAGCCGCAGGCGGAGATCGAAAAGATGTTCTCGTTCCTGGGCGTTCCCGCGGACAGCCAAAAGCTCCTGGACGCCATCAACAGGCCTTCCGCGCTTTCGCGTCAGGGCAGCGCGGTCCTGCTCGGCCAGAGCCTGACGGAGAGCTGGCGCAAGGAGGTCGGCAAGGAGCAGCTTCGACGAGCCGTCGCCACGCTGAGCCTGTTCGGGCTGCACCACCTCTACGGCGAGGAGTCCATGCCGCTGGTGGCTACCGACCTGGTGCCAAGAGACCTGGTGGCGAGAGACCTGGTGGCGAGAGGCGACGGGCAGCGCGCTCGAGCCCAGGAAGCGACGCCGCGCGGCAGCGGAGACCGGCGGTCCGCCGCGACCTGA